CCTCGTACTAACCCTAGGACAACTAAATGCCGAAGATGACAATCCCCAGGCTTGTGGAAATGCGGGCAAACGGTGAGCCCATTGTCATGGTCACTGCATACGACTACCCGGGTGCTCGCGCCGCCGAGAGGGCTGGGGTTGACATGATCTTGGTGGGGGACTCGGGCGCACAGGTAGTACTGGGCTACGACTCCACCGTTGCGGTCTCGACCGATGAAATGCTGGTTCTGGCGAAAGCGGTTCATCGGGGGAGCGAATCGGCATTCGTCGTGTGCGATGTTCCGTTCGGATCAACTGAGGTCTCGGATGAGCAGGCGGTCTCGACCGCAGTCCGCTTCGTAAACGAGGCTCGAGCCGATGCGGTGAAGCTAGAGGGCGGAAACCCGGCTCGGCTCAGCCGTATCCGCGCGATTGTTGGCGCAGGGATTCCCGTCGTCGGACACATCGGTCTAACCCCGCAAACGGCGACGGCGCTTGGCGGCCTGCGTGCTCAGGGAAGGACAACCGCGAGCGCCGAACGCCTGATTACGGATGCCCTGGGAGTCGAGGAAGCTGGCGCCTTCTGCCTGGTCGTGGAAGCGGTTCCGTCGGAACTGACAGAGCTACTGCTCCAGCATCTTTCTATCCCACTAATAGGAATTGGGGCCGGACCCGCGGACGGGCAGGTCCTCGTCCTGCACGATCTTGCAGGAATCACCGAGGGACACACCGCAAAGTTCGTGAAGCGTTACGGCAAC
The sequence above is a segment of the Actinomycetaceae bacterium MB13-C1-2 genome. Coding sequences within it:
- the panB gene encoding 3-methyl-2-oxobutanoate hydroxymethyltransferase — protein: MPKMTIPRLVEMRANGEPIVMVTAYDYPGARAAERAGVDMILVGDSGAQVVLGYDSTVAVSTDEMLVLAKAVHRGSESAFVVCDVPFGSTEVSDEQAVSTAVRFVNEARADAVKLEGGNPARLSRIRAIVGAGIPVVGHIGLTPQTATALGGLRAQGRTTASAERLITDALGVEEAGAFCLVVEAVPSELTELLLQHLSIPLIGIGAGPADGQVLVLHDLAGITEGHTAKFVKRYGNVGEEVTAAIKAYADEVRDGRFPAVEHQYKATQEAVEAARNLLANSN